The nucleotide sequence TAGAGCGGCACGATGTCGTTTTCCAGCACGTCCAGCAGGCTGCTGGCTTCGGTGGCGTCCTTCACGTGGTCGGGCTGGTGGATGTCGGTGTGAGGAATGATGAAGCCGTTTTCGCCGTGGCGCACGAACTCCGGAATCCAGCCGTCGGCGATGCTGAGGCTGAGGCTGCCGTTCATGGCGGCGGTCATGCCGCTGGTGCCGCTGGCCTCCCGCGGGAAGCGCGGGGTGTTCAGCCACACATCAGAGCCGCGCTTGAGGTAGCCGGACAGGGCCAGCTCGTAGCCGGTGAGCACGGCGCAGGTTTTCAGGTGCTTGGTTTTCTGGATGATGTCGTTGAAGAGGCCGATGGCGCCGTAGTCCTTGGGGTAGGGCTTGCCGGCCCACAGCACCTGCACTGGCCGGTCGGTGTTGTTCACCAGGGCCTGGAACCGCTCGAAATCGTGCAGAATCAGGTCGGCGCGCTTGTAGCCGGCAAAGCGGCGGGCCCACACCACGGTCAGCACCTCGGGGTCGAGGAGGGTGCCGGTCTGGTCGGCCACGAGGTCGAAGAGCTGCTTCTTGAGCTTACGCTTGCGGGCGAGCAGGGCCTGGTCGTCGTTGGCTTCCAGGGCTTCGTGCAGCTGCTGGTCGCGCCAGTAGCGGCCGTTCTGCGAGTTGGTGATGGGAATGATGGGGCAGATGCCCTTGTTGGCGCCCCACATCTGGTTGGCCACGGTGCCGTGCACCTTGCTTACGGCGTTGGCTTTGCGCGAGAAGCGCAGGGCCGTGAGCGTGTAGTTGAGCATCTCATGCTCCACGCCCGCCACGCGGCGAATTTCGTCGGCGGGCACCGAGCCGAAGAAGGTCATGTCGGTGAGCAGCTTCATGGGGTGCTCCTCGTTGCCGGCCAGTTCGGGCGTGTGCGTTGTGAACACCAGGCGCTTCTGCACTTCTTCCAGCTTGCGGCCGTGCTTTTCGTAGAGGTAGAACGCCAGCGGCAGGCCGTGGCCCTCGTTGAGGTGGTACACGTCCATCTTCACGCCCAGCAAATCGAGCAGCTTGCCGCCGCCCACACCCAGCAGGATGCTCTGCGCCACGCGGGCCGCCGTGTCGGCGTCGTAGAGGTGGTGCGAGATGGTGCGCGAGATATAGTCGTTTTCGGGAATGTCGGTGGTCAGGAAGAACATCGGGGCCGTGCCGAACGTGTCGGGGGCCAGGTACATGGCCTTCACCTGCACGGCCGCGCCGTGGATGGTGATGGGGAAGATCAGGCCGGTGTCCTGCAGAAACGAGTAGTCTTTGTGGCGGAAGTCGCAGCGCATGGTCTGGTCTTCGTTGCGGCCCTGGTCGTAGTAGCCGAAGCTCCAGAGGATGCCGATGCCAATCAGGTTCTGCTTGAGCTCGTAGGCCGAGCGCATGTGCGAGCCGGCCAGGAAGCCCAGGCCGCCGGAGTAGGTTTTGAGGGCCTGATCCAGGGCAAATTCCATGGAAAAGTACGCCGCCTGGGTGCTGAACTCGGGAGCGGGCGTGTAGGGGTTGAACTCGAAAGCCATAAAGGGAAGGTCAGAAAACAGAAGATGCCGCGTAGTCAGGCGGGCGCGGCGGATTCAAATATCGGATTTTCCGCGGGCTGCGCCACCAATGCGGGCTCAGAAGGCAAAAGCGGCCGCAAACTGGTCAACGCAGCATTAGCCGTAGGGCATTTTCGGGCGCAGTGGGTCCCGGTATCGGGCTCCGCCGTCGCCGCCGGCCTGCCCCACGCCGGGCGGCAGATTACGACCTCATTCGATGGTGGTTAACTTAACGCAAGCTTAACAGTTGGGGCCGTCATACCGGGCGATGGAGAGGGTAGCTTTGCGTTCTTTTTCGCTCTTTCCAACCATCTCCAACCAACCGCATGAAATTTCACTTTGCCTGGGCAGCCGCGCTGCTGCTCACAGCCTCCTGCGCCAAGCAGGACCTGAGCCCCGCCACGCCGGCCGCCACCGCCACCAGCACTGCCGACGTGAGCAGCGCCGGCTTCCCGGAAGGCTTCAACACCGGCACCAAAACCGCCTACACCACCGGCTCCGTCACGCTCGGCTCGGGCTCCTGGACCCTCAACGACGCCCTGCTGGGCAACACCACCGCCGACCGTAAAACCGGGGCGCAGTCGGTGCGGGTGCGCAACGTGGGCTCCCTCACCATGAACTTCAACGCCACCACCGGCGCGGGCGTGGTTACGGTGCAGCACGCCGTGTACGGCACCGACGCCGCCTCGCAGTGGGAGCTGTGGGTGAGCCAGAACAGCGGCAGCAGCTACGCCAAAGTGGGCAGCACCATCACCAGCAGCAGCACCGCCCTGAGCACAGCCTCGTTTACGGTGAACCTGAGCGGCAACGTGCGCCTGCAGATCCGCAAAACCAGCGGCGGCACCAACCGCATCAACTTCGACAACGTGACGGTGGAGCAGTACAGCGGAACCACGCCGCCGCCACCACCGCCCGTGGCTGGCGACAACCAGCACCTGACCATGGGCAACCCCAGCGGGGCTGCGGCCGACGTCAGCATGCCCACCAACTACCTACTCAATAAGCCGCAGTATGCGCTGAGCTACCACCGCGACCGGGGTATTCCTAACTGGGTCAGCTGGCACTTGGATACCAGCTGGCGCGGCTCCGCCGCCCGCCAAGATGACTTCCGGGCCGACAACACCCTGCCCGCCGGCTGGTACCAAGTGCAGGCTACCAGCTACAGTGGTTCCGGCTTCGACCGTGGCCACAACTGCCCCTCCGCGGACCGCACCAACACCGTGGCCAACAACTCGGCCACGTTCCTGATGACCAACATGATTCCCCAGTCGCCCAACAACAACCAAATTACCTGGGCAGCGCTGGAAAACTACTCCCGCACGCTCATGGACCAGGGTAACGAGCTCTACATCATCATGGGCGCCTACGGCCGCGGCGGCACTGGCTCGGCCGGCTACTTCGAAACCATCGACCAGGGCCGCATCCAGGTACCGGCCCGCGTGTGGAAGGTTCTCGTGGTGCTGCCTGTCGGCAGCACCGATGTGAGCCGCGTGTCGGCTGCTACCCGCATCATCGCCATCGACACGCCCAATCAGCAGGGGCTGACCAGCAACTGGGGTCAGTATCGCACCAGCGTCGACGCCATTGAGGCTGCCACCGGCCTCGACCTACTTTCCGCTTTGCCCGCCAGCGTGCAGCAGGTGGTGGAAGCCCAGGTCGACAACGGCCCGACCAACTAAGGTGCCCTGGCCCACCTGCGAGCCACGCCCGCCTGCACCTGAACGCCTCGCTGTGGCTGGCCAAGTTGCAGTAGTCCGCTAACGCCGGCGGCGTCCCGCCCCCTTTTTCCGAAGCCCCGCTGCCTGGTTTGCAGGCGGCGGGGCTTTTTCGTTGGCGGGGTGCCGGGCCGGCCCGCCGAAACCACAAAAACCAGTCAACAGGACACCATTTCCGCGCAGTTCAGCATTATCTTCTCCGGGTGTTCCGGCCGTAACTTGGCGGCCTTTCCGATCAATTCCCCCAGTGCTCATGATTTCTTCCCGCTTTCTGCCCTTGCTGGCTGGCGTGCTGCTGGCTACGGCGCCTGCCGCCACCGCCCTGGCTGCCCCGGCCCCGGCCGTTACCGAAGCTGCCGCCCCGGCCGCCAAAACCGCCGCCATCCAGCGCATAGACCCCACCTTCTGGTGGGTGGGCATGAAAAACCCCAAGCTGCAGTTGCTGGTCCACGGCCCCGGCATTGCCGGCAGCACCGCTACACTCAAAGCCTACGAGGGCGTGACGCTGGACGGCGTGCAGAAGCTGGAGAGCCCCAACTACCTGCTCATCAACCTCACCATCAGCCCCACGGCCAAGCCCGGCAAGCTGCAGCTGGAGTTTCAGGGCGCCAAGAAAACCACCTTCGCCTACGAGCTGAAGCAGCGCACCACGCCCGGCGACAAGCAGAAGGTGCAGGGCCTCACGCAGCAGGATTTCATCTACTTCCTGATGCCCGACCGGTTCTCGAACGGCGACCCGAAAAATGACTTCATTAAGGACATGCGCGCCCCCAAAGTGGCCCGCGACTCGATGTACGCCCGCCACGGCGGCGACCTGAAGGGCATCGAAAACCACTTCGACTACTTCAAGAGCCTGGGCGTGACGGCCCTGTGGATGACGCCGGTGGTGGAAAACGACATGCCCAAGGCCAGCTACCACGGCTACGCCCTCACCGACTACTACAACACCGACCGCCGCTACGGCACCCTAGAAGAGTACAAGCAGTTTGTGGACCGGGCCCACCAGAACGGCCTGAAAGTGGTGCACGACGTGGTGCTCAACCACATGGGCAGTAAGAACTACCTGTTCCTGGACCAGCCCGCCAAGGACTGGTTCAACCAGTGGCCCAACTTCACGCGCAGCAACTACAACTCGCAGGCTCTCAACGACCCCTACGGCTCCCAGCTGGATGGCAAGCTGTACAACAAAGGCTGGTTCGACACCACCATGCCCGACGTGAACCAGTCCAACCCACTAGTAGCTACCTACCTGATTCAGAACTTTTTGTGGTGGGTGGAATACACCGGCCTCGACGCCTACCGCATCGATACCTACCCGTATTCTGACCCCAAGTTTTTGATGCAGTGGGGCCAGGCCCTGAACGACGAGTTTCCGAACCTGTTCAAGTTTGGCGAGGCCTGGGTGGGCAGCACGGCCCAGCAGGCCTTCTTCGCCCGCAACATCTTCCAGCCGGTCGATGGCTTCAAGTCCAACCTGGAATCGGTGTTCGATTTCCAGTCGCAGAACGCCATTCACGAGGCGTTGCGGGGCGACCAGCCCAACCTGAACCGGGTGTACGAAGCTTTGCAGGGCGACTGGATGTACGAGGACGCCACCCGCAACGTCACCTTCCTCGACAACCACGACATGAGTCGCTTCTACTCGGTGATTGGGGAGGACTTCAACAAGTACAAGCTGGGCGTGGCCTGGCTGCTCACCACCCGCGGCATTCCGCAGCTCTATTACGGCACCGAGGTGCTGATGAAGAACTTCTCCAACCCCGACGGCAAGGTGCGCGAGGACTTCCCCGGCGGCTTCAGCGGCGACAAAATGAACTACTTCACGGCGGCCGGCCGCACGGGCCAGGCGGGTGAGGCGTTCAACTACCTCAGCAAGCTGAGCCTCTACCGCCAGGCCCACCCGGTGCTGGCTACTGGCAAGCTCATGCAGTTCATCCCGCAGGACGGCGTGTACACCTACTTCCGCTACAACGACCAAGGCGAGGCGGTAATGATCCTGCTCAACGGCAACAAAGACGAGAAAACCGTGGACGGCGCGCGGTTCGTGGAGCGCACCGGCGGCTTCTCGTCGGGCACGGAAATCACCACCGGCGCTTCTGTTTCGGACCTCAAGAGCTTTAAGGTGCCGGGCCGCACGGCTTGGGTGGTGGAGCTGAAAAAGTAAGATCTGTGAGGAGCAGCCGGAACCACGGCCGCTCCTTGCTATTTATTACCACCAACGGGTAGTATCTTCATCTTCAACCAGAT is from Hymenobacter yonginensis and encodes:
- the glgP gene encoding alpha-glucan family phosphorylase, whose translation is MAFEFNPYTPAPEFSTQAAYFSMEFALDQALKTYSGGLGFLAGSHMRSAYELKQNLIGIGILWSFGYYDQGRNEDQTMRCDFRHKDYSFLQDTGLIFPITIHGAAVQVKAMYLAPDTFGTAPMFFLTTDIPENDYISRTISHHLYDADTAARVAQSILLGVGGGKLLDLLGVKMDVYHLNEGHGLPLAFYLYEKHGRKLEEVQKRLVFTTHTPELAGNEEHPMKLLTDMTFFGSVPADEIRRVAGVEHEMLNYTLTALRFSRKANAVSKVHGTVANQMWGANKGICPIIPITNSQNGRYWRDQQLHEALEANDDQALLARKRKLKKQLFDLVADQTGTLLDPEVLTVVWARRFAGYKRADLILHDFERFQALVNNTDRPVQVLWAGKPYPKDYGAIGLFNDIIQKTKHLKTCAVLTGYELALSGYLKRGSDVWLNTPRFPREASGTSGMTAAMNGSLSLSIADGWIPEFVRHGENGFIIPHTDIHQPDHVKDATEASSLLDVLENDIVPLYYNEPAKYLAVAKAAMREVEPEFESGRMATEYYQKLYKA
- a CDS encoding DNA/RNA non-specific endonuclease is translated as MKFHFAWAAALLLTASCAKQDLSPATPAATATSTADVSSAGFPEGFNTGTKTAYTTGSVTLGSGSWTLNDALLGNTTADRKTGAQSVRVRNVGSLTMNFNATTGAGVVTVQHAVYGTDAASQWELWVSQNSGSSYAKVGSTITSSSTALSTASFTVNLSGNVRLQIRKTSGGTNRINFDNVTVEQYSGTTPPPPPPVAGDNQHLTMGNPSGAAADVSMPTNYLLNKPQYALSYHRDRGIPNWVSWHLDTSWRGSAARQDDFRADNTLPAGWYQVQATSYSGSGFDRGHNCPSADRTNTVANNSATFLMTNMIPQSPNNNQITWAALENYSRTLMDQGNELYIIMGAYGRGGTGSAGYFETIDQGRIQVPARVWKVLVVLPVGSTDVSRVSAATRIIAIDTPNQQGLTSNWGQYRTSVDAIEAATGLDLLSALPASVQQVVEAQVDNGPTN
- a CDS encoding glycoside hydrolase family 13 protein produces the protein MISSRFLPLLAGVLLATAPAATALAAPAPAVTEAAAPAAKTAAIQRIDPTFWWVGMKNPKLQLLVHGPGIAGSTATLKAYEGVTLDGVQKLESPNYLLINLTISPTAKPGKLQLEFQGAKKTTFAYELKQRTTPGDKQKVQGLTQQDFIYFLMPDRFSNGDPKNDFIKDMRAPKVARDSMYARHGGDLKGIENHFDYFKSLGVTALWMTPVVENDMPKASYHGYALTDYYNTDRRYGTLEEYKQFVDRAHQNGLKVVHDVVLNHMGSKNYLFLDQPAKDWFNQWPNFTRSNYNSQALNDPYGSQLDGKLYNKGWFDTTMPDVNQSNPLVATYLIQNFLWWVEYTGLDAYRIDTYPYSDPKFLMQWGQALNDEFPNLFKFGEAWVGSTAQQAFFARNIFQPVDGFKSNLESVFDFQSQNAIHEALRGDQPNLNRVYEALQGDWMYEDATRNVTFLDNHDMSRFYSVIGEDFNKYKLGVAWLLTTRGIPQLYYGTEVLMKNFSNPDGKVREDFPGGFSGDKMNYFTAAGRTGQAGEAFNYLSKLSLYRQAHPVLATGKLMQFIPQDGVYTYFRYNDQGEAVMILLNGNKDEKTVDGARFVERTGGFSSGTEITTGASVSDLKSFKVPGRTAWVVELKK